From a single Puniceibacterium sp. IMCC21224 genomic region:
- a CDS encoding type II toxin-antitoxin system ParD family antitoxin encodes MGTMNISLPDPMKSWVEEQAKSGRYANSSDYVRDLIRRDRDRREAIAEIQSAVDVGLASGPAVPLDRSTFKSRMRAKYAGE; translated from the coding sequence ATGGGCACCATGAATATTTCTTTGCCGGACCCGATGAAGAGCTGGGTCGAAGAACAGGCAAAATCAGGTCGGTATGCCAATTCCAGCGACTACGTTCGCGACCTGATCCGGCGTGATCGGGACCGTCGTGAAGCCATTGCTGAAATTCAATCCGCTGTCGACGTGGGCCTCGCAAGCGGGCCGGCGGTCCCGCTTGATCGCAGTACGTTCAAGTCCCGGATGCGCGCCAAATATGCCGGAGAATAG
- a CDS encoding SDR family oxidoreductase produces the protein MSIDIKGPFIVTGASGQLGSQVIENLLAQGAEPLVAITRTPEKLAALLGRGVDVRAGDFNDPAALGAAFAGGGRLLIISTDDLEPGKRLAAHRNAIAAAQDAGVSHIVYTSLTNPDESSPITFAADHRETEALIKQTGIPHTILRNCLYADLLLQSGQQAINAGALYAAAGEGKAGYVTREDCARAAAAALLSETGSTLRDITGPEAVGHAEIAAILSKVSGKKIPYVSITRDALVEAMVKNGLPEFVADVFSSFDVAIATESLDVASHEVEKLIGQKAESVRDFLLANKTALTGQA, from the coding sequence ATGTCAATTGACATCAAAGGCCCCTTCATCGTGACCGGTGCCTCCGGCCAACTCGGCAGTCAAGTCATCGAGAACCTGCTGGCGCAGGGGGCCGAGCCCCTTGTTGCAATCACCCGCACGCCGGAAAAGCTCGCGGCCCTTCTGGGGCGTGGGGTCGACGTCAGGGCAGGCGATTTCAATGACCCGGCCGCTCTTGGTGCGGCCTTTGCCGGCGGCGGGCGGCTGCTGATCATCTCGACGGACGACCTTGAGCCGGGCAAACGGCTTGCCGCGCACCGTAACGCGATCGCCGCCGCGCAGGACGCCGGTGTTTCGCATATCGTATATACGTCGCTCACCAACCCGGATGAAAGCAGCCCGATAACCTTTGCCGCCGATCACCGTGAGACCGAGGCGCTGATCAAGCAGACCGGCATCCCGCACACGATCCTGCGCAACTGCCTTTATGCCGATCTCTTGTTGCAGAGCGGACAGCAGGCAATCAATGCGGGGGCGCTATACGCGGCAGCAGGCGAAGGCAAAGCAGGCTATGTCACGCGCGAAGATTGCGCCCGCGCTGCCGCCGCGGCCCTGTTGTCCGAGACCGGATCGACCCTGCGCGACATCACCGGACCCGAGGCCGTCGGCCATGCCGAGATCGCCGCGATCCTGTCCAAAGTTTCCGGAAAGAAGATCCCCTATGTCTCGATCACGCGCGATGCGCTTGTCGAGGCTATGGTCAAGAACGGCCTGCCGGAGTTCGTCGCGGATGTCTTCTCATCCTTCGACGTCGCCATTGCTACGGAAAGTCTTGATGTTGCCTCGCATGAGGTTGAAAAACTGATCGGGCAGAAGGCGGAGTCGGTCCGGGATTTCCTGCTGGCAAACAAAACCGCTTTGACAGGACAGGCGTAA
- a CDS encoding efflux RND transporter permease subunit → MALSISRASIKRPVAVWLAIIFCLFGGYWGLNTVGRLEDPSFTLKTALVFVPYPGATAVEVEEEVADVIENALQQMKQLDRVESKSMPGMAQITVDIVDTYGRDEIPQVWDEMRRRIRDVEGELPAGARAPIINDDFGDVFGMFYAVTTEGLTPQQQRDLARSLRVGLVTVDGVANVEVQGLAEELVTISIPSARLTGLGIPPNQILGLLTDENQVFTNGEITEGPARIGLSVPPGYVTPEGLEELRLGVAGEVGQVAVNDIARVTRDEAEQPSQIIRQNGAAAFTLGVSALTNRNVVEVGAAVSDRIEQLRAALPEGVEITPIYEQHVVVDEAVSSFLVSLGQSIAIVVGALMLTMGWRAGLVVGTTLGLTVFSTLFFMSVFGIQMERISLGALIIAMGMLVDNAIVITEGMVIGMARGKSAEDAAVETEGSTSIPLLGATVIGIMAFSGIGLSPDATGEFLFSLFAVIAISLLMSWVLAVTVTPYLGKLLLKAPKNISDDPYKGAFYGVYRGFLWLALRARIPVVLTILGITVWSVMAFGQVKQAFFPASNTPIFYVQFQMPQGTDINVTEREMRRLEQMFLAEEGVTDVTTLVGRGASRFMLTYNPEQADASYGQLIVRVADAAMIPAIASRLNEDLPAEFPHALIRVEEIVFGPPAGADVAVRFSGPDPVILRQLADEATSIFEEAGTITNPRTNWRQREILIEPVVDESRMRLAGATRSAIADTIRFGTSGLRVGELREGDVVIPILLRLPESERDGIGHVRDLSVWSAGAGSYVPMANLVERFETRLAEALIHRRDRERTITALGGARSDLTADEAFRSVRAEIEAIPLPEGYSMEWGGEFESAGEAQQSLGKQLPLGFLVMLTISILMFNKIRQPLILWLVVPMSVTGMVLGLLLTGLPFTFTALLGFLSLSGMLMKNAIVLVEEIDLQRADGVADYEAVMNGSVSRLRPVVLAAGTTIFGMIPLLPDAFFASMAVTIMGGLAFASVLTLVAVPVLYALLFRIRPPRREMNPTTLHSKLISS, encoded by the coding sequence ATGGCACTCAGCATTTCACGCGCCAGCATCAAGCGTCCCGTCGCGGTATGGCTTGCGATCATCTTCTGCCTGTTCGGTGGCTACTGGGGGCTGAACACGGTCGGCCGTCTGGAAGATCCGAGCTTTACCCTCAAGACCGCGCTCGTCTTCGTGCCCTATCCCGGCGCCACGGCCGTCGAGGTCGAGGAGGAAGTCGCTGACGTCATTGAGAATGCTTTGCAGCAGATGAAGCAGCTGGACAGGGTCGAATCCAAGTCGATGCCGGGCATGGCGCAGATTACTGTTGACATCGTGGACACCTATGGTCGTGACGAAATCCCGCAGGTCTGGGACGAAATGCGACGCCGAATCCGAGATGTGGAGGGGGAGCTTCCGGCGGGCGCGCGCGCACCCATCATAAACGACGACTTTGGCGACGTCTTCGGCATGTTCTACGCTGTGACGACCGAAGGTCTGACCCCACAGCAGCAGCGTGATCTGGCGAGGTCGTTGCGAGTCGGACTCGTCACTGTCGACGGGGTCGCAAATGTCGAGGTTCAGGGCCTCGCCGAAGAATTGGTCACCATTTCGATCCCATCCGCCCGCCTCACTGGACTTGGGATTCCGCCCAACCAGATACTTGGTCTTCTCACGGACGAGAACCAGGTGTTCACCAATGGCGAGATAACCGAGGGCCCTGCACGTATCGGCCTGTCGGTTCCGCCGGGTTATGTAACACCCGAAGGGCTTGAAGAACTGCGGCTTGGCGTGGCTGGAGAGGTCGGACAAGTGGCGGTCAACGACATCGCCCGTGTCACTCGCGATGAGGCCGAACAGCCAAGCCAGATCATCCGCCAGAACGGAGCAGCAGCCTTCACTCTCGGCGTGTCGGCGTTGACAAACCGGAACGTCGTCGAGGTCGGCGCTGCGGTCTCGGACCGGATCGAACAGCTGAGGGCCGCGTTGCCCGAGGGGGTAGAGATCACCCCTATCTATGAACAGCATGTTGTGGTCGACGAGGCGGTTTCGAGTTTTCTTGTCAGCCTAGGGCAGTCCATCGCCATCGTCGTCGGGGCGCTGATGCTGACCATGGGCTGGCGGGCGGGCCTTGTGGTGGGGACAACGCTCGGGCTCACCGTTTTCTCCACGCTGTTCTTCATGTCGGTGTTCGGGATCCAGATGGAACGGATCAGCCTGGGCGCCCTGATCATCGCAATGGGAATGCTGGTTGATAACGCCATCGTCATCACCGAGGGAATGGTAATCGGCATGGCGCGGGGAAAGAGCGCGGAAGACGCGGCGGTCGAAACAGAAGGTTCCACATCCATCCCCTTGCTCGGCGCGACCGTGATCGGGATCATGGCCTTTTCCGGGATTGGTCTGTCGCCCGATGCGACGGGCGAGTTCCTGTTTTCGTTGTTCGCGGTGATCGCCATATCGCTGCTCATGAGCTGGGTTCTTGCCGTAACGGTCACGCCGTATCTTGGCAAGCTGCTGCTCAAGGCCCCCAAGAACATTTCGGATGATCCCTACAAGGGCGCTTTCTATGGGGTTTATCGCGGGTTTCTGTGGCTGGCGCTGCGCGCCCGTATCCCGGTCGTGCTGACAATCTTGGGGATCACCGTCTGGTCGGTGATGGCCTTCGGTCAGGTTAAGCAGGCCTTTTTCCCGGCGTCGAACACCCCGATTTTCTATGTCCAATTCCAGATGCCGCAAGGGACCGACATCAATGTCACCGAACGCGAAATGCGACGTCTGGAACAAATGTTTCTGGCCGAAGAGGGTGTAACAGATGTGACGACCCTGGTGGGGCGTGGTGCAAGCCGCTTCATGCTGACATACAACCCAGAGCAGGCGGATGCCAGCTATGGCCAGCTCATCGTCCGGGTTGCGGACGCCGCGATGATCCCGGCGATCGCCAGCAGACTCAACGAAGACTTGCCCGCTGAATTCCCCCACGCTCTGATCCGCGTCGAAGAGATCGTGTTCGGACCGCCAGCCGGTGCCGATGTTGCAGTTCGTTTTTCGGGACCCGATCCTGTCATCCTGCGCCAGCTCGCGGATGAGGCGACAAGCATTTTCGAGGAGGCAGGTACGATCACTAATCCGCGCACCAACTGGCGCCAACGCGAGATTCTCATTGAACCTGTCGTCGACGAGTCGCGGATGCGGCTGGCCGGCGCCACGCGCAGCGCGATCGCGGACACTATTCGCTTCGGAACCTCTGGCTTGCGCGTTGGCGAGCTGAGAGAGGGAGATGTGGTGATCCCGATTCTTCTCCGACTTCCAGAGAGCGAACGTGACGGCATTGGCCACGTCCGCGACCTGTCGGTTTGGTCCGCGGGGGCGGGATCCTATGTTCCCATGGCCAACCTGGTGGAACGCTTCGAAACACGCCTCGCCGAGGCGCTCATTCACCGGCGCGACCGCGAACGGACGATCACCGCCCTTGGTGGCGCGCGCAGCGACCTCACCGCTGATGAAGCTTTCCGCAGTGTCCGCGCCGAGATCGAGGCCATTCCGCTTCCGGAAGGTTACTCGATGGAATGGGGTGGCGAATTCGAAAGCGCAGGGGAGGCGCAGCAAAGCCTTGGCAAACAGCTTCCCCTAGGCTTCCTGGTCATGCTGACGATTTCGATCCTGATGTTCAACAAGATCCGCCAACCGCTGATCCTTTGGCTTGTCGTCCCCATGTCCGTGACGGGCATGGTCCTGGGGCTGTTGCTCACCGGATTGCCTTTCACCTTTACGGCCTTGCTCGGCTTCCTCTCGCTATCCGGGATGCTGATGAAGAACGCGATTGTTCTGGTCGAAGAGATCGACTTGCAACGTGCAGATGGTGTTGCGGATTACGAGGCCGTGATGAATGGATCGGTCAGCCGTCTGCGCCCGGTGGTGCTCGCGGCCGGCACGACGATTTTCGGCATGATCCCACTGCTGCCGGATGCGTTTTTCGCGTCTATGGCGGTCACAATCATGGGCGGCCTTGCCTTTGCTTCGGTCTTGACGCTGGTGGCCGTGCCGGTGCTTTACGCGCTCCTCTTTCGGATCCGTCCTCCGAGGCGGGAGATGAATCCGACCACGTTGCATTCGAAGTTGATCTCTTCCTGA
- a CDS encoding TetR/AcrR family transcriptional regulator, producing MRVSKVDDVLRGARTVFLKFGFEGASVDAIAEEAKVSKATLYAHCSSKEQLFLIVVQAECDRLSAEISRPLSSREDPRSVLEELSRRMIDLVMDDDYIRLLRSCIGAVSVLPEAGDIYMEAGPKRATGIVARILQGMRDAGSLHVQDCHTAAGQFIHLSLSGVIMPRLLALEPRIDASEHSTKATDTFLDVYSAGNSSI from the coding sequence ATGAGGGTCAGTAAAGTTGACGATGTGCTCAGAGGGGCCAGGACCGTTTTCCTGAAATTTGGCTTCGAAGGTGCCAGCGTCGATGCGATTGCCGAGGAAGCGAAAGTATCCAAGGCAACCCTTTATGCTCATTGTTCAAGCAAGGAACAGCTCTTTCTGATCGTTGTGCAAGCGGAGTGCGACAGGCTCTCGGCCGAAATATCTCGACCGCTATCAAGCAGAGAAGATCCGCGAAGCGTCCTGGAAGAGCTCTCACGGCGCATGATCGACCTTGTGATGGATGATGACTACATTCGTCTATTGCGTTCCTGCATTGGTGCGGTTTCGGTTCTGCCCGAGGCAGGCGACATATACATGGAAGCGGGTCCGAAGCGGGCTACCGGAATTGTCGCGCGGATCCTTCAAGGCATGCGCGACGCGGGATCTCTGCACGTGCAGGATTGCCATACTGCTGCCGGTCAGTTCATTCATCTCTCCCTGTCCGGCGTCATCATGCCGAGACTGTTGGCGCTCGAGCCTCGGATCGATGCATCAGAACATTCCACGAAAGCTACCGACACCTTTCTAGACGTCTATTCCGCGGGCAATAGCTCGATTTAG
- a CDS encoding helix-turn-helix domain-containing protein produces MPKVPPQCPMDSILRLLMGPWTTYIIWVLSDQGPQRFGALKRAVPGISTRMLTERLRMLQGAGVIWREQAETIPPAVSYGLTSRGNDLRSVLDALGEIAHNWEHEGVFAGEGGGRHEGQ; encoded by the coding sequence ATGCCCAAGGTCCCGCCACAGTGCCCGATGGACTCGATTTTGCGTCTGCTCATGGGACCCTGGACCACCTACATCATCTGGGTCCTGAGCGATCAGGGGCCGCAAAGGTTCGGGGCGCTGAAGCGAGCTGTGCCGGGGATATCAACCCGAATGTTGACCGAGCGTCTGCGGATGCTGCAAGGCGCTGGTGTCATCTGGCGCGAACAGGCTGAGACCATTCCGCCTGCGGTGTCCTATGGCCTGACGTCGCGCGGCAACGACTTGCGAAGCGTTCTCGACGCACTGGGAGAGATTGCACATAATTGGGAACACGAGGGCGTCTTCGCAGGCGAGGGAGGTGGTCGGCATGAGGGTCAGTAA
- a CDS encoding type II toxin-antitoxin system RelE/ParE family toxin — MPENSRWVIRPAAEKDLSDIWHYGADNWGIEQADHYSDSLFALFDLLADFPEMARERSEFTPPVRIHPSGAHLVIYRVEGQGVAIIRILHVHRNLTAYLLDG; from the coding sequence ATGCCGGAGAATAGTCGTTGGGTCATTAGACCCGCGGCTGAAAAGGACCTGTCCGACATCTGGCACTACGGCGCAGACAACTGGGGCATTGAGCAAGCAGATCACTATTCGGATAGTCTATTTGCACTCTTCGACCTGCTTGCTGACTTTCCAGAGATGGCGCGTGAGCGCAGCGAGTTCACACCCCCGGTACGTATCCATCCTAGTGGAGCGCATCTGGTAATCTATCGTGTGGAAGGGCAGGGGGTTGCGATCATCCGCATATTGCATGTCCATCGGAACCTCACGGCCTATCTGCTCGACGGTTGA
- a CDS encoding tyrosine-type recombinase/integrase: MAKNSGKSSANAPIGSSGSEGNKSNTPPSEALSLPSFVAGSGSLDRLVETARDYARAAASENTLKAYAKDWAHFTRWCRMKGAEALPPSPELIGLYLADLASATGASPALSVSSIERRLSGMAWNFAQRGSTLDRKNRHIATVLAGIKRKHARPPVQKEAILAEDILAMVATLSFDLRGLRDRAILLIGFAGGLRRSEIVSLDHGKDDTPDSGGWVNILEAGAILTLRGKTGWREVEIARGSKDRTCPVHALEQWLHFARIDFGPVFVGTSRDGKRALEARLNDKHVARLIKRTIRDAGIRSELPEKDRLALFSGHSLRAGLASSAEVDERYVQKQLGHASAEMTRRYQRRRDRFRVNLTKAAGL; encoded by the coding sequence ATGGCAAAAAATAGCGGGAAATCGAGTGCAAACGCACCAATCGGGTCCTCCGGCAGTGAGGGCAACAAGAGCAATACGCCGCCCAGCGAGGCCCTGAGCCTTCCCTCCTTTGTAGCGGGCTCCGGCAGCCTTGACAGGCTGGTCGAGACGGCACGCGATTACGCCCGTGCCGCCGCCTCCGAGAACACGCTCAAAGCCTATGCGAAAGACTGGGCGCATTTTACACGCTGGTGCCGGATGAAGGGCGCGGAGGCCCTGCCGCCGTCGCCCGAATTGATCGGGCTCTATCTTGCCGATCTGGCATCGGCTACTGGTGCCTCCCCTGCCCTCTCCGTCTCATCCATCGAGCGACGTCTGTCTGGCATGGCGTGGAACTTTGCACAGCGCGGCTCTACGCTTGATCGCAAGAACCGTCACATCGCTACGGTACTGGCAGGCATCAAGCGCAAACATGCGCGCCCGCCGGTCCAGAAAGAGGCGATCCTGGCCGAGGACATTCTCGCCATGGTCGCCACCCTGTCCTTCGACCTGCGCGGGTTACGTGACCGGGCGATCCTGCTGATAGGTTTTGCCGGAGGCTTGCGCCGCTCTGAAATCGTCAGTCTCGATCACGGCAAGGATGATACGCCCGATAGCGGCGGCTGGGTCAATATCCTTGAGGCCGGCGCCATCCTGACGCTGCGCGGCAAGACCGGTTGGCGCGAGGTCGAGATTGCTCGCGGCTCCAAAGATCGGACCTGCCCGGTGCACGCATTGGAGCAGTGGCTGCACTTTGCAAGGATCGACTTTGGCCCAGTCTTTGTGGGCACCTCGCGGGATGGCAAACGGGCGCTGGAAGCACGGCTAAACGACAAACACGTCGCCCGGCTGATCAAGCGTACCATCCGCGACGCTGGCATTCGATCAGAGCTGCCCGAAAAGGACCGACTGGCGCTGTTTTCGGGTCACAGTCTGCGAGCCGGTCTGGCCAGTTCTGCCGAGGTCGACGAACGTTACGTTCAGAAGCAGCTTGGCCATGCCTCAGCCGAAATGACCCGCCGCTATCAGCGCCGCAGGGACCGGTTCCGGGTGAACCTGACCAAGGCTGCGGGATTGTGA
- a CDS encoding efflux RND transporter periplasmic adaptor subunit, translating to MSVVLVAGVAAVAIPFAPSFLTDVLAQTATGTTEADVDTRPGGNAERPVTVEVTRVISRSVNQSRTVAGRVEPARTVDFAFQISGQIVRLAVEPGDTVRAGDVIAELDPVDFELTVHRAQASFDLSKSELNRAAGLAARGVAADARLETARAQFAQADVALREARRRLSQTQIVAPFDAIVARTFVEEYVNITSAAPVARLQDLNEMLVVISLPEDLAAIARATPGAFHIVASFPAVPGYTAPLVFRSFATDADQTAQTYDLEFAITGDIDPRLLPGMIADVRIAIAAEESRPQAIIVPVSAVDTTSRPNPSIWVYNESSGQVSRRSVQLGLPVDDEVVILGGLEGNELVVSGGWWRLSDDQAVVVSGL from the coding sequence ATGTCTGTTGTCTTGGTCGCAGGCGTGGCTGCCGTTGCAATTCCGTTCGCTCCGTCGTTCCTGACCGACGTGCTTGCTCAGACCGCGACGGGCACCACGGAGGCAGATGTTGACACACGGCCTGGGGGGAACGCGGAACGACCGGTCACAGTCGAAGTCACCCGTGTGATCAGTCGCTCCGTCAATCAATCCCGCACCGTCGCAGGTCGCGTCGAACCTGCCCGGACAGTGGATTTTGCGTTTCAGATATCGGGGCAGATCGTTCGGCTCGCGGTGGAGCCCGGCGACACGGTCCGCGCGGGCGACGTTATTGCCGAGCTCGATCCGGTCGATTTCGAGCTTACGGTCCACCGGGCGCAAGCGTCCTTCGATCTCTCGAAGTCCGAGCTTAATCGCGCGGCCGGTCTCGCCGCGCGGGGTGTCGCGGCCGACGCCCGGCTCGAGACTGCGCGCGCCCAATTCGCGCAGGCAGATGTCGCGCTGCGAGAGGCACGGCGGCGTCTCTCACAGACCCAGATCGTCGCGCCGTTCGACGCGATCGTGGCGCGCACCTTCGTCGAGGAATACGTCAACATTACTTCGGCCGCCCCAGTCGCACGCTTGCAGGACCTCAACGAGATGCTAGTCGTGATATCGCTGCCGGAGGATCTTGCGGCCATTGCGCGAGCGACACCCGGCGCCTTCCACATCGTGGCGAGTTTCCCAGCCGTGCCGGGCTACACGGCACCTCTCGTATTCCGGTCCTTTGCGACCGATGCCGACCAGACGGCGCAGACCTATGATCTGGAATTCGCCATCACCGGCGATATCGACCCGCGCCTGCTGCCAGGAATGATTGCGGATGTGCGCATTGCCATTGCGGCAGAAGAAAGTCGCCCACAAGCCATCATCGTTCCGGTTTCAGCGGTGGACACGACGAGCCGACCCAATCCTTCTATTTGGGTCTACAATGAATCATCCGGCCAGGTCTCGCGCAGGTCGGTCCAGCTTGGGCTTCCCGTTGATGACGAGGTTGTCATTCTGGGCGGTCTGGAGGGCAACGAACTGGTCGTGTCTGGCGGCTGGTGGCGGCTCAGCGACGATCAGGCAGTCGTCGTTTCGGGTTTGTGA
- a CDS encoding TetR family transcriptional regulator, whose amino-acid sequence MKGRLLAAGEGKTSRKILEAARAIAAREGAGKITIDAVAKESGLSKGGVLYNYPTKKALLSGLLNQMLSAHRVLLNDLPERLSSRTLRGHLETITRSKDVDDDLSMAILAAAASDPQLLDPLRVELTGDLERILSDTKDAPGAMIAVLAIQGLRFQKLLKLPDGGADIGERVIERLRTMINELE is encoded by the coding sequence ATGAAAGGGCGCCTACTCGCTGCGGGAGAAGGAAAGACCTCGCGGAAGATCCTCGAGGCGGCGCGTGCGATTGCCGCGCGTGAAGGTGCTGGAAAAATAACGATTGACGCCGTCGCAAAGGAGTCCGGCCTGAGCAAGGGCGGGGTGCTATACAACTATCCGACGAAGAAAGCCCTGCTATCCGGACTTTTGAACCAAATGCTCTCGGCGCATCGCGTGCTCCTTAACGATCTGCCCGAGCGGCTGTCCTCGCGCACATTGCGAGGACATCTTGAAACCATCACCCGATCCAAGGATGTCGACGATGACCTGTCCATGGCGATACTCGCCGCCGCGGCCTCGGATCCACAGCTGCTAGATCCACTCCGCGTTGAGCTGACCGGCGATCTTGAGCGCATCCTGTCCGACACGAAGGACGCTCCGGGTGCCATGATTGCCGTCCTTGCGATCCAAGGGCTGAGGTTCCAGAAGCTTTTGAAGCTTCCGGATGGCGGCGCGGACATCGGGGAACGCGTCATCGAACGATTGAGGACCATGATCAATGAACTCGAATAG
- a CDS encoding class III extradiol ring-cleavage dioxygenase, whose amino-acid sequence MARQPTFFIPHGGGPCFFMDWNPPDEWDRHRQFLKDLPGTLPERPRALLVISGHWKEPAFTMQTNPAPPLLFDYGGFPPHTYELTWPAPGDPALAERVHDLIRAAGLPAAKDAVRGFDHGVFVPLKVAFPEADIPCVQLSVASDLDPGRHIALGQALAPLRDEGVLILGSGNTYHNMGVMMRSLRCGPRGDIVGGAFDTWLTEATTCPDSEDRNRRLTHWSDAPGGRDAHPREEHLIPLHVVAGAAGDDIGRKTLEDHVLGAIESAFRFG is encoded by the coding sequence ATGGCCCGCCAACCCACGTTCTTCATTCCCCACGGGGGCGGCCCCTGCTTCTTCATGGACTGGAACCCGCCCGATGAGTGGGACCGGCACCGGCAGTTCCTGAAGGATCTGCCGGGCACGCTGCCTGAGCGCCCCAGGGCGCTCTTGGTGATCTCGGGTCATTGGAAAGAGCCTGCCTTTACCATGCAGACCAACCCTGCCCCACCGCTTCTGTTCGACTACGGCGGTTTCCCGCCCCATACCTACGAGTTGACCTGGCCTGCCCCCGGCGATCCGGCGCTGGCGGAGCGCGTGCATGACCTGATCCGCGCCGCGGGTCTCCCCGCCGCAAAGGATGCCGTGCGGGGGTTTGACCACGGCGTCTTCGTGCCGCTCAAGGTCGCCTTTCCGGAGGCCGACATTCCCTGCGTCCAGCTGTCGGTTGCCAGCGATCTCGACCCCGGGCGCCATATCGCGCTTGGCCAGGCCCTGGCCCCCCTTCGCGACGAGGGCGTGCTGATCCTCGGCAGCGGCAACACCTATCACAACATGGGCGTGATGATGCGGAGCCTGCGCTGCGGGCCGCGGGGCGACATCGTTGGCGGCGCGTTCGACACCTGGCTGACCGAGGCGACGACCTGCCCCGATTCCGAGGACCGCAACCGCAGGCTGACGCACTGGTCGGACGCACCCGGCGGCCGGGATGCCCATCCGCGCGAAGAGCATCTCATCCCGCTGCATGTCGTGGCGGGTGCGGCGGGCGACGATATCGGTCGCAAGACGCTGGAGGATCACGTTCTTGGCGCTATCGAAAGCGCCTTTCGCTTCGGTTGA
- a CDS encoding IS6 family transposase, with amino-acid sequence MKIPTSILRLKGFRFPREIIAYAVWACHRFAMSTADVEDLLAERGVIVSREAIRLWVNRFGPHFANCVRRDRPRPNDKWHLDEVVISIRGKKHWLWRAIDAEGDVLDILVKTRRNAKAAKRFLQRLINQFGEPRVVITDKLRSYVKPIKTLAPDADHRAHKGLNNAIEGSHRPTRKREKIFGRFKSHRQAQRFLSAHDQINLIFRPRRFQLTANSYRHARADAFSLWAEYTI; translated from the coding sequence ATGAAAATCCCAACCAGTATCCTGCGCCTAAAGGGCTTCCGGTTCCCTCGCGAAATCATCGCATACGCTGTTTGGGCTTGCCATCGCTTCGCAATGAGCACGGCCGACGTCGAAGACCTGCTGGCCGAGCGCGGTGTGATTGTAAGCCGGGAAGCGATCCGGTTGTGGGTCAATCGCTTTGGTCCACATTTCGCAAATTGCGTCCGGCGCGATCGTCCTCGCCCCAATGACAAATGGCATCTGGATGAGGTCGTTATCTCGATTCGAGGGAAGAAACATTGGCTGTGGCGTGCCATCGACGCGGAAGGGGACGTCCTCGACATTCTCGTGAAAACGCGACGAAACGCTAAAGCAGCCAAGCGGTTTCTCCAAAGGCTGATCAATCAGTTCGGCGAGCCGAGGGTCGTGATCACCGACAAGCTGCGCAGCTATGTCAAGCCGATCAAAACATTGGCACCGGACGCTGACCACCGCGCCCACAAGGGATTGAACAACGCCATCGAAGGATCACACAGGCCGACCCGGAAGCGAGAGAAGATATTCGGCCGGTTCAAGTCACATCGGCAGGCTCAGAGGTTTCTATCCGCTCACGATCAGATCAACCTGATTTTCCGTCCCCGCCGATTTCAACTCACCGCAAACTCATATCGCCACGCCCGAGCTGACGCGTTCAGCCTCTGGGCAGAATACACCATCTAG